DNA sequence from the Dermatophagoides farinae isolate YC_2012a chromosome 10, ASM2471394v1, whole genome shotgun sequence genome:
TGTTGAAGAAAATCAAAGCTGATTTATTAAGTATTATTACCGATGCTGAAAGTGTTGATGCCGAAACCGGTGAATCAGTGAATCGTTTAAATCCACAATATTCATATGGTGTTTCATCGCCTGGTCGTCATGTTCGTACAAGACTTTATTTTACAAGTGAAAGTCATATacattcattgttgaatgtAATACGTTTAGGTTGgtgatgtttgttgttgtttttcacacacaaaatatctaatttcattgttttttttttggattagGTGGACTGTTTGATGAATCTAAAGATGAACAATGGAAACGAGCAATGGATTATATATCAGTGATATCAGAATTAAATTATCTAACACAGATTGTCATCATGTTATATGAAGATCAgacaaaaaatccaaaatcagATGATCGTTTTCATGTTGAATTACATTTTAGTCCCggtgttgtttgttgtttgaatcaaaaaaatcttccAAAAGGACCTGGATTTCGTACACAAACTGGTTCACGTAGTACACAGACAAAGGTATGtatccatatttttttctatatttgtttgatatGCATTTCCGTCAATAAGAatcacaaccaccaccaccaccaccaccacaacctCTTACCCTTTGAACACATTCACCCATAATTGTCAGTTAGTCAGTTAGTCAATTAGTTAGTTGGTGTTGGTATTTGTGTAAGCTTataactaaaaaaaagtgcAAATAGTTTGAACTTTAAAAATGCAATTGAATCCATAAAATATCTAACTAAAATGTATATATTTCTATGTCCTTCGTTGTtactgttgttattgttgttgttgtccatgctttttcaaaacaaacaaaaatgtgtcccaatgaatgtttgtggtaaaaaaaaaatgaaaaatacaaCTGATTTCGATAGAAAGTTGTATTGAGTTCATCATTACCGAGCTCGATtaaagaagaagatgaatttggttataatgatgatgaaactaaTCATAACGAAATAAATTCAACGATTAATTCAGTATTCATGGATGGAACAAATGTcatacagcaacaacaacaacgacaagaatcaacaatgaattataatcaattatcatcgatggatatacacaacaacaacaacaacaaccacaaacaATCGACTACAAATAAAATTGCTTTGAACGATTCCACCACCGCAATGATTATCACCTGTTGTTGTAGTAATTGTACAACTACAATTACAACAGCTATTGCagcaacaaataataaactaAACATCAGCACCAGCAGCACAActtcaaacacaaaaaatcCACAATTACCATCCATAATTAATTCTACGCACTGTCGATATAAACATATCAATAAGATTATTAATTTTGCTTCAAACAATCAAGCTGTGAgtccaaattcattttatttcatatgtGTAtgcattcaattttgtttctgtttttttttgtttgtttgtttgtttttttctgtttctgtttctttatgattttttttattgctgaTAATTAATTCCGCTTTTAATTgcttatttgaattttattaaaaattattacattaATCACATGTGTGTAAAATTGTTtggaattatttttaatcaatttttttctttgttgtaaATTTTCAGATTGATTCTCCTGTTATTATTGAAGAACCGGAAAGTCCAGGTGAGAAAACAAGCATGGCCATTGTTGAACAGACATCAATGAAATCTCAACCGATTCCGATTACTGTTTCGACTTGTTCGATTGATCGTAAAAGTATATCgtcaattttaaataatgattattcaaaatcgaaacatttttttttcttttttattcacaataCATGAAACAGTTTCAAATAGTAATGAAGAAACAACCGGTCTAATCACACGTAGTTATTCAATATCGGATACTCGTGCACATAGcctggaaaatgaaaaatcatctgATACACTTAaggaatcgaaaaaaatgcccACATTGGAAAAGGAAAATTCAATTGCATTAAGCTGGAATGATGTTTCCGtagctggtggtggtggccgTGAGCCAAGACATTCAGCAACAAGTTGTATGTTGCATAATTAATTTAGtcgatgaattgatttttttttttgattaattgatttccCATATAGTTCGTAAAGGATATCGAAATTCTATACCAACACAATTGATGCGTTTATATATTCCGGAGAATCAACAATTCGGTTCTACATCAACGTTATTCTCCACAGCTGTAATAAGtggttcatcatcgacaCCGAATCTACAAGATAATGTTGTTATCGATGCACCAGGTCAACCTACAATCCGGCCATTAGAAACATTACATAATGCATTATCATTAAGATATTTAAGTGAATTTTTAGATAAAATGATCACATCACCTTGGTATCGTTTTCCATGTTCCCCGTCAAAATCACCAATGCCCGTATTGATGCCTATGCCATCAATGGAACAATCAGATTTATTATCGGTGGTTCCATTATCCGATAAATTTGAATCTAATCTTCAAGTTgtccataataatcaacgacaacaacaacaacgcaAACAAGCCACAATCtgaacatgatgatatttcagaatgttttcattcaagtgatcattcataaaaattgttcattttatgattttttttcttgttcaaatccactatatattatatatccAGATCtctttcaaaaatttatttatttgttatcaatatttttcccGTAATGATATACATAAtatattatttcaatttcaaaaataaaatttttttccataacaacaaaagatGGCAGcacaaacatgaaaaaaaatgctcaaCAAGTGTGGCTTCACTGCATtacattcttttttgtttggtttttttttgtgtaccACTTTTTGGTTGTACATATTTTATTTGGCGAAGAGTGATTCACTCGCGcagattgtgtgtgtgtgttattatTGCGCCAGTTATCCAAAGTAGAGCTTAATATTTCAACTGTcgtctaatttttttcaatttgctCGTTTCAAAAagtaaatgatttttgtgtGGATACCATACACACAGACTACAGCTACAAGAATAAACTTTTGTATACATTTGTTAACATTTGATCGTTTTGCTCGactgatgattatatttattttgtgtgtttCGAGCAAATGTCGTCCGTGTGATGATGCAATTTACTGGTTCATCGATCGAtccagataaaaaaaaagcgcGCATAATCacacatttttattatatatttttttttaaaaattgaaatttaaaatttgtatgatatttttttatttgttgatttgacaatcattcgaatgaataaatcactAAAATGGCTCCACAAACTAGATCATCAACAGCGAGAAACTTTGATAACAATCATATCGGACATAATAATGGCCGTAAAACTTTGAATGTaagttttattcattttatttttggcaagaaatattttttttttggctaacATGTGGATGGTTCTCAAATTATAATTCATAGAACTCAAAAAATGTCACTAAAAATGTTCAACCAACTGATGATCTCAACAATATctatgatttgaatgatggtATTGAAAACACAAACGACCACACCATTCATGCTAATGGCATAACAAATCAATGTTCGAAATGTTCGtcgatttttgaaaaaattgaacaattatGTAAACATTTAAAATCCGAACATAATGTTATTCAATGtccaaaatgtttgaaagaatttttacgAAAATCTCATCTTGAACGACATATTCGTGATGTTTGTTTCACATCGATGAATGGTCGATCAgccaaaaaattcaattgttctTTTTGTGACCGAAAATTTACTCGTCACGATAATTTACAGCAACatatacgaaaaaaacattcggaACATGTAGACAAAACAACAtcgaaacagaaaaaatttgactgTAAAGTTTGTGGTAAATATTTTAACACACCAAGCCATGTGATCATTCATGAACGAATTCATACTGGTGAAAAACCGTTTAAATGTTCACATTgtgaaaaatcattcaacaataatggtGCATTACAAAAACATAATCGTGTTCATACGGGAGAAAAACCATACGAATGTAATGTTTGTGGTTATAGATTTGCATTACAAGGAACGTTGAGTCGTCATTCAAAAATACATACAGGCATTAGACCACATAAATGTGAATTTTGTGGTAAAGAATTCATACAAGCAAGTAATCTTAAAGCACATCTATTCTTTCATACTGGCCAGAATGGTTTCAAATGTGATCAATGTGACAAACAATTTAATCGTAAATCACGATTAACTTTGCATAAAAAATATCTACATGAAAAAGTGAAACCATTTATTTGTCCATCATGTAAAAAAGCATTCACACGAAAAGAAGATTTAAGTCGCCATCTATTTCTACATACTGGactgaaaaatcatcattgtgtttaTTGTACTAAAAGGtatataattcaatttgattttcaattcaataatctAACTAATCgaattatattttatttatttattccatTATATACTcattattacaatttttgTCATAAAGTTTTGCCATTAAAGCTTCATTGAATGTTCATATGTTGACACATCGTAAAGAAGAGCCGATATCATGTAAAAAATGTAGCCATGCATTCATTCGTAAAGATTGCCTAAAGCGACACATTCGTAAAGCTCATCGTGATGAAGCCGATGATTTGCTCATTCAACATTGTTTTGTCGATAAAAGACAATATACTAATCTAAACAAAGAGAATTCAcaattgataaacaaaatggaaTATCGTCTTGTGCAACGAAAAATCAGCGATGATAAACTTTGTCAAGCTATTCGTGAACTATTAGCCTATGTTGTTAATCATGAACTATTGCAAGGATATGGATGGCCAAATAAACCTGTGGATTTATTGTTAGAATCATTGATTAAACAATGTAATCATGAACCAGTTAAAGCTGAagattataatttttatgATCGTCTCAGAGAAAATGTTAAACTTTTATTCACTGTTGTCATCGAAGatgaatcattgaaagaaacattagaaatgaaaactGTTGATGAAGTGATTGCCGATGTCATCCAAGAGGCAAGCGAAGTTCGAGATCCATaaattaatctttttttataaatatttgTTATTTATCTAAATCAGTGATTCtcaaccttttttttgtcgcgGCACAATTTTAACGATTTCAAAATTTGGCGGCACACTGTATCACGGCATCAATggtcaatttaaaatttggCGGCACACAAAAGTGCCGCGGCACAGTGGTTGAGAATCACTGATCTAAATCGGATCAtttgtttaatttatttgtatttttcattctcatattctttatttattcatttgttaaataaatcagaaaattattttcatcattttcattgattttgaacaaaaaaaaatttatttctggGAAAATTTCCCGGTGCTTAAAACATGAACGAGAAATTTACCACGCTCATATCGAACACATTGTGCACAATATTGTGTCtctgatcaaatcaaatgtatgACTATCAAAGAAAACTTAACCAAAGTTTAAAATTATGGAAAACAAGAAAGTAAAAatgccacaacaacaaaatctgatgacagatgaagaaaaagcaCAAAAAGCTTTGCTGAAAGCTCAACGAAAGGCTGAatttgtaagttttttttccgaaaaatttcatatttcatttgtttttcgatTAGGAAGCAAAATTCAAGAAAGAACttgaattgaagaaaaaaaccgaaaatgataaaacaaccaaaacaaaagcaGAATTAAAAGCTGAACGTCGAGCTTTACAAGAATCACAACGTGCTGCAAAATCTGTAACCGGTGCAGGTCAACAATCgtcacaaacaaaacaacagatTGAAGCTCAGAAATTAAAACCTGCTATTggtgaatcaaaaaattctaaacCGGTGGATACGAATGtacgaatgaaattgaaatcgcCTGATAAAATGACTATCGATGAGCACAAAAATAGAACGATTCCTAGCCTTGCCAAACAAGAATCCATTTTATCTAACAAAGAGCTTccgatcaaaattttttcacatcttCCACGAAGAATTTctgatttgaataaaattcctACAGATTCAGTGCCACCAATCGTCATCAAGATTGGTTATCAGATCAACAAAGATTTGATCGAAGATCCGACTGCCCGTTGCGTAGCCATGTTGGTAGCCTTCCAAGAAGTGATCAAACAATATCAGCCCATTAAAGATATCAAAAGAGAATTgcagaaaattctttttgaaGATTGTGAATTATTTATACACAAATGTCGTCCATTATCAATCAGTATGATCAATGCCATCAtgcatttgaaaatgatcttTTCACGAATATCTTCCGGTCTggatgattcgaattttcgTTCAAAAGTTTGTGATGCCATCCATACATTTATTCATGACGAAATAATGTGTTCGCGTGATGCAATATCGGCTGTACatgcattgaaaatttttccaattaatTCGAAAGAAACACAAACCATCCTGACATTAGGCTGTTCAACGATAATGCAgcaaatatttttgaatgctattgatcaaaatgttcaattcaatgttattgttgtcgataCTAGTCCTCGATTTGAAGGCCGAAAAATGGTTGAATTTTTAACTAAACATCATATTCCTACCACCTATGTTTTGATCAATGCTATATTATACGTAATGAAAAAGGTATgtacaattgattgattttgaatgatcattaatttcaatatataattgAATGTTTCAGGTGGACAAAGTGATATTAGAAGCTCATTCAGTACTATGTAATGGTTATGTCATGTCAACAGTTGGTTCATCACAAATAGCTTTGGTTGCACAAGCATATAATGTTCCAGTAATTGTTTGCTGCGAAACATATAAATATTCGGATCAAGCATATACCGATTGTTTCATACAAAACGAACTAGGTGAGCGAAAGACACAGCAATCACATTGTAATtgttggcaatttttttttcttttggattTAGGTGCTGATtcaatgaaaagtttttttgatttctcaTCAAAGAATGCAAAtctttataatgatgatccaaacaTTGCTGCAAATCTCAATTTTCTAGATCTTTTTTATGATCTAATTCCACGAGAATTGGTATCAGCTGTTATCACTGAAAAAGGTTTCCTACCTTGTACATCGGTACCGGCTATACTTCGTTTCCGTGAAACAGTCAGATAGCCAAATCAAGCCAAAATGTAAAAgatgtgaaatttttaattgtCAATCTCAAATTCcgatcaatgataataaatatcaTCTCTGGTGAGGTAACCatattttttaatcaatcatgaacaatgtcattttttatctggttaaaaaaatctaaatctcGAGTGCGAAAATTTTGTGAGGCACTCTCATAAAATATGAGCAGCTAAAAAATATATGCCATTGGTAAATTAATctaaatataatataaatcgATGAAGGAATTTTGACGGAAGGAAAATTCATAcggtttgtttgtatgtgtgtcgAGAATGTTATTTGGATGGAGCAAATATCCGAATTTCATCTGAATCttgtttcattgtcattttacCGCGTCGTTTTATCTCCATTAAACGACGTTGTCGTTCTTCATCGCGTGGACTATTTATGTTGGCagttattttattattattatcatattttcttggtgatgatgtattGTTATGTATGGTGGTCATATTGCTTGATGGTTGTCGTGATCCGATTTTAGGGCTCATCTgtgtgaaaaagaaattagacgcaaaaaaacagataaggaatccatcaatcaattatgatCACAAATAGATAGACATCGAATCGTGAATGGTAAGAAACccaaagaacaaaaaaaaggaaaacatAAATCATGACATTATTAAATTAAGGAATTTGGCCAACTTGGCCAACTCATTTGAAATTACAGTTTTAGAATTGGAATCTATTTGATCCAATTGTGGTGATGGTTTCCAATGATTCTgtttaaattgaatcaattcatcaaatgattgattcacaTCATGAACTTGTATCATGACCATGTCCCAAAATCCTTGAAGATCATCACTTTGAATCTTGAATTGTTCGCCATCGGCTTGATTCTATACAACCAGTAATCAGTAGAATAGTAaacaattaataataaatcattagataatgaaaatagacGGTTCAGTATGCTTACAATACTATCTTCGCATagtttttgaaattgttgaaattttttatccaatAAAAGATTTGCTTTGCCAATGGCTGATCGAATCTTTCCTATACATTCTTCGGGAATGTCTTTGGTATTCGCTAGCCATTTCTCACCTTGTTGTATCTTGTTCTGTATTCGGGCTTGTTGTTCCtggattttttccataaatgCTTGGCCATCATGATTTTTATGTGAATGCGGTTGATGTTCCCTTAGCCACCAGTCTTTATCGAAAGAGTTGTTATTCGATTTATTGTCTTCTGATGATtctatgaaataaaataaataaaattttaaaagttTAGacattaatttaattaatcattcaatttaccAGAATTATCGAcggaatttattttttgaaacaatttacTGCTTGCCAATGTTGTCTTGATTTGATTGGTCGGAGATGTTTCGGTAGTATTAGGATGGATgcttttttcaatcgattgacCTTTTTTAACACGACTTTTGTTCCAATCATCAGCGAATGATTCTCCATAAAGACTTTCAACTTTTTTGTGGAGAAATCCTTTTGAAGATCCCACTGGAAGACTTGTGAAACGATCCTCGACTGGACTACGTAGTAGAGAATCGTCACGTCGATATTCGGATGTATATCGATTATATGGAACATAACCATGATTTACACGACTAATATTCACATATGAAGGCTGATTTTGTTGAGAATTTTgtgattcaaaatgattgttCTGTTGATTTGCAATCATTTTTGACTTTTTATTCTTATCCGTTGAATGTGAGAAATATTCTGATTCAGAATTAATAATTGTAGCTGGCGATTGAGCGGGCGGAAGATGTATATGATTTGAAGGTAAGCAAATTGAACGATAATTTGATGG
Encoded proteins:
- the LOC124491212 gene encoding uncharacterized protein LOC124491212 isoform X1 translates to MNQNDSINDQHHQQSDPALNDDNQIKINLNYNFVSYEDPNHLNELFGHNKGDDDDSKSLDEITFRYEHHRSETFAHFVQFPSSDSKEDSLNYSSSSVYDESDDDHHRKFRRQIYEEDFRVKIIPDVSPTTIVDDKQEEEVQQSKSRKLFPRQLSKCLSSTTNDLHSLFKKLSCLKRISSVVDLTHHKTTETLLKKKPRRLTYQNGKTLTKSDIIHCQQFDQIKESNDAKQQQSSENLEKSSSSSLIVPKLHIEEIAINGDIQIEQTDPVQETSSTHFDSQQTSTKIFDPDHKLDDHQTFIIYSSSEPANDLNNINTHHPEQYTISQSISLSNFHPVPKSKQSSESVDCVEHSSPSNYRSICLPSNHIHLPPAQSPATIINSESEYFSHSTDKNKKSKMIANQQNNHFESQNSQQNQPSYVNISRVNHGYVPYNRYTSEYRRDDSLLRSPVEDRFTSLPVGSSKGFLHKKVESLYGESFADDWNKSRVKKGQSIEKSIHPNTTETSPTNQIKTTLASSKLFQKINSVDNSESSEDNKSNNNSFDKDWWLREHQPHSHKNHDGQAFMEKIQEQQARIQNKIQQGEKWLANTKDIPEECIGKIRSAIGKANLLLDKKFQQFQKLCEDSINQADGEQFKIQSDDLQGFWDMVMIQVHDVNQSFDELIQFKQNHWKPSPQLDQIDSNSKTMSPKIGSRQPSSNMTTIHNNTSSPRKYDNNNKITANINSPRDEERQRRLMEIKRRGKMTMKQDSDEIRIFAPSK
- the LOC124491212 gene encoding uncharacterized protein LOC124491212 isoform X2 codes for the protein MNQNDSINDQHHQQSDPALNDDNQIKINLNYNFVSYEDPNHLNELFGHNKGDDDDSKSLDEITFRYEHHRSETFAHFVQFPSSDSKEDSLNYSSSSVYDESDDDHHRKFRRQIYEEDFRVKIIPDVSPTTIVDDKQEEEVQQSKSRKLFPRQLSKCLSSTTNDLHSLFKKLSCLKRISSVVDLTHHKTTETLLKKKPRRLTYQNGKTLTKSDIIHCQQFDQIKESNDAKQQQSSENLEKSSSSSLIVPKLHIEEIAINGDIQIEQTDPVQETSSTHFDSQQTSTKIFDPDHKLDDHQTFIIYSSSEPANDLNNINTHHPEQYTISQSISLSNFHPVPKSKQSSESVDCVEHSSPSNYRSICLPSNHIHLPPAQSPATIINSESEYFSHSTDKNKKSKMIANQQNNHFESQNSQQNQPSYVNISRVNHGYVPYNRYTSEYRRDDSLLRSPVEDRFTSLPVGSSKGFLHKKVESLYGESFADDWNKSRVKKGQSIEKSIHPNTTETSPTNQIKTTLASSKLFQKINSVDNSEDNKSNNNSFDKDWWLREHQPHSHKNHDGQAFMEKIQEQQARIQNKIQQGEKWLANTKDIPEECIGKIRSAIGKANLLLDKKFQQFQKLCEDSINQADGEQFKIQSDDLQGFWDMVMIQVHDVNQSFDELIQFKQNHWKPSPQLDQIDSNSKTMSPKIGSRQPSSNMTTIHNNTSSPRKYDNNNKITANINSPRDEERQRRLMEIKRRGKMTMKQDSDEIRIFAPSK
- the LOC124490625 gene encoding uncharacterized protein LOC124490625 yields the protein MAPQTRSSTARNFDNNHIGHNNGRKTLNNSKNVTKNVQPTDDLNNIYDLNDGIENTNDHTIHANGITNQCSKCSSIFEKIEQLCKHLKSEHNVIQCPKCLKEFLRKSHLERHIRDVCFTSMNGRSAKKFNCSFCDRKFTRHDNLQQHIRKKHSEHVDKTTSKQKKFDCKVCGKYFNTPSHVIIHERIHTGEKPFKCSHCEKSFNNNGALQKHNRVHTGEKPYECNVCGYRFALQGTLSRHSKIHTGIRPHKCEFCGKEFIQASNLKAHLFFHTGQNGFKCDQCDKQFNRKSRLTLHKKYLHEKVKPFICPSCKKAFTRKEDLSRHLFLHTGLKNHHCVYCTKSFAIKASLNVHMLTHRKEEPISCKKCSHAFIRKDCLKRHIRKAHRDEADDLLIQHCFVDKRQYTNLNKENSQLINKMEYRLVQRKISDDKLCQAIRELLAYVVNHELLQGYGWPNKPVDLLLESLIKQCNHEPVKAEDYNFYDRLRENVKLLFTVVIEDESLKETLEMKTVDEVIADVIQEASEEAKFKKELELKKKTENDKTTKTKAELKAERRALQESQRAAKSVTGAGQQSSQTKQQIEAQKLKPAIGESKNSKPVDTNVRMKLKSPDKMTIDEHKNRTIPSLAKQESILSNKELPIKIFSHLPRRISDLNKIPTDSVPPIVIKIGYQINKDLIEDPTARCVAMLVAFQEVIKQYQPIKDIKRELQKILFEDCELFIHKCRPLSISMINAIMHLKMIFSRISSGLDDSNFRSKVCDAIHTFIHDEIMCSRDAISAVHALKIFPINSKETQTILTLGCSTIMQQIFLNAIDQNVQFNVIVVDTSPRFEGRKMVEFLTKHHIPTTYVLINAILYVMKKVDKVILEAHSVLCNGYVMSTVGSSQIALVAQAYNVPVIVCCETYKYSDQAYTDCFIQNELGADSMKSFFDFSSKNANLYNDDPNIAANLNFLDLFYDLIPRELVSAVITEKGFLPCTSVPAILRFRETVR